The Candidatus Arthromitus sp. SFB-mouse-Japan genome includes a region encoding these proteins:
- a CDS encoding restriction endonuclease subunit S yields MSRLDELIEKLCPDGVEWKELGELCGFKRGQSIKSTNAVGGEVPVISGGQKPAFYHNVSNRNGNCITVAGSGAYAGFVSYWDKPIFCADSFTVDIRDYSILSVKYTYYFLKNKQDLIYSLKKGAGVAHVYGRDISNIKIPILPLEIQEEIVHILDLFTELTAELTAELTARRKQYEFYRDSLLTFGDDIERVKLKDIATIKARIGWQGLTKEEYLIDGKYQLITGVNFVNGSVDFSKCYFVSEERYLQDKNIQIKEKDILVTKDGTLGKIAYINKLIKPSTLNSGIFVVRCNDESVVLSKYLFYYLRSPKLMNFARSRLTGGTIKHLNQNVIIEFPVCVPSLPEQERIVSILDKFDKLCNDISEGLPAEIDARKKQYEYYRDKLLTFKNISEHKD; encoded by the coding sequence GTGAGTAGACTTGATGAGTTAATAGAAAAACTTTGTCCTGATGGTGTTGAGTGGAAAGAATTGGGAGAACTTTGTGGTTTTAAGAGAGGGCAGTCTATAAAATCAACAAATGCAGTTGGGGGTGAGGTACCAGTAATATCTGGAGGACAAAAACCAGCATTTTATCACAATGTTTCAAATAGGAATGGTAATTGTATAACAGTAGCTGGTTCAGGTGCTTATGCGGGATTTGTAAGTTATTGGGACAAACCAATATTTTGTGCGGATTCTTTTACTGTGGATATAAGAGATTATTCCATATTAAGTGTAAAGTACACATATTATTTTTTAAAAAATAAACAGGATTTAATTTATTCACTTAAAAAAGGAGCTGGTGTTGCTCATGTTTATGGAAGAGATATAAGTAATATTAAAATCCCAATCCTACCATTAGAAATACAAGAAGAGATTGTACATATTTTAGATTTGTTTACAGAGCTTACAGCAGAGCTTACAGCAGAGCTTACAGCAAGAAGGAAACAATATGAATTCTATAGAGATAGTTTGCTTACTTTTGGTGATGATATTGAAAGAGTAAAATTGAAGGATATTGCAACAATAAAGGCTAGAATAGGTTGGCAAGGTTTAACAAAGGAAGAGTATTTAATAGACGGAAAATATCAACTAATAACAGGTGTGAATTTTGTAAATGGTAGCGTTGATTTTTCTAAATGTTATTTTGTATCAGAAGAAAGGTATTTACAAGATAAAAATATTCAGATTAAGGAAAAAGATATTTTAGTAACTAAGGATGGTACGCTAGGAAAAATTGCATATATTAATAAGCTTATAAAACCATCAACATTAAATAGTGGTATATTTGTTGTAAGATGCAATGATGAAAGTGTTGTTCTAAGTAAATATTTGTTTTATTATTTAAGATCACCCAAATTGATGAATTTTGCACGAAGTAGGTTAACTGGTGGAACAATAAAACATCTTAATCAAAATGTGATTATTGAATTTCCTGTATGTGTTCCTTCACTTCCAGAACAGGAAAGAATAGTCTCAATTCTCGATAAATTTGATAAATTATGTAATGATATATCCGAAGGACTTCCGGCAGAAATTGATGCGAGGAAGAAACAATATGAGTATTACAGGGACAAACTTTTGACTTTTAAAAATATTTCAGAGCATAAAGATTGA